The Solibacillus sp. FSL R7-0668 genome includes the window GCGCCAAGCCCTTGATACAGCAAAAGAAGAATTACGCGAAACCTTGCCACAGACGATTCGTGAAAACTACCAATTATTAGCGTTACAAGATGCGCTAGAGGGCGTGCATTTTCCGACAGATGCCGACCATGCAAAACAAGCGCGACGTCGTTTTGTTTATGAGGAGCTACTTGAATTTCAGCTGCGCATTCAAGCGTTACGAAAAACGAATAAAGAGCTCGAAAAGGGAATTTCTATTCGCTATGATTTAGAAAAATTAAAAGCATTTATCGCTACATTACCTTATGAACTGACTGGTGCCCAAAAACGTGTAGTCAATGAAATATGCAAAGATTTATTAATTCCACAGCGCATGAACCGCTTACTACAAGGGGATGTTGGTTCTGGGAAGACGGTTGTCGCGGCAATTGGCTTATACGCAGCAGTTACGGCTGGCTATCAAGGGGCATTAATGGCACCAACTGAAATTTTAGCCGAGCAGCATGCGGAAAACTTACATGCGTGGTTTGACCCCATTGGCATTAAGGTGGCGCTCTTATCAGGTTCAACAAAAGCAAAGGTACGTCGGGAGCTATTAGCGCAACTTGCCGCGGGAGAAATTGATATTTTAATCGGGACGCATGCGCTTATACAGCCGGATGTGGAATTTAACCAATTAGGCTTTGTCATTACCGACGAGCAGCACCGTTTTGGCGTAGAGCAACGGCGAGTATTGCGTGAAAAAGGTGAAAATCCAGATGTCTTATTTATGACAGCTACGCCTATTCCGCGAACATTGGCCATTACGGTATTTGGTGAAATGGATGTATCCATTATCGATGAGCTACCAGCAGGGCGAAAAGAAATCGAAACACATTGGCTAAAAAAAGAACAGCTAAATAGTGTATTAATGCGAATGGCGCAAGAGCTGGAGGCGGGGCGCCAAGCATATGTCATTACACCACTGATAGAAGAATCAGACAAGCTTGATGTACAAAATGCCGTCGATGCATATGAACATTTAGCGCTGTACTTTGGCAATCGTTTTAAAGTAGGATTAATGCACGGAAAATTACATCCAGATGAAAAGGATGCGGTTATGCGCGCATTTAATGATGGGGAGATTCATGTGTTGGTATCGACAACGGTTGTCGAAGTAGGGGTAAATGTTCCGAATGCGACGTTTATGACTATTTATGATGCCGAGCGCTTTGGTTTAGCGCAGCTCCATCAATTACGAGGACGTGTTGGGCGTGGAGAGCATCAGTCGTATTGTGTATTAATTGCTGATCCGAAAACCGATGAGGGTAAAGAGCGCATGATGAGTATGACCGAAACGAATGACGGCTTCCGATTAGCCGAAAAGGATTTAGAGCTACGTGGCTCCGGTGATTTTTTCGGGAAGCGTCAAAGTGGGTTACCAGAATTTAAAATGGCGGATTTAGTACATGATTATCGAGCGCTTGAAACAGCAAGACAGGATGCGGCGAAAATGCTGTACGAGGATGCGTTCTGGCAAGATGCGGAGT containing:
- the recG gene encoding ATP-dependent DNA helicase RecG, whose amino-acid sequence is MIHEPVSNLKGIGKETAEQLAKIGIDTVHDLIWTFPYRHEDFRLKDLAETPHNERVTIEARVESEPTALFLGKNKSRLQFTALAGRHLIKVVFFNQNYLRQKISIGMTITVTGKWDRGRQVLVGSSVTFGPKTEQVDFEPVYSLKGGLQQKRFRKYMRQALDTAKEELRETLPQTIRENYQLLALQDALEGVHFPTDADHAKQARRRFVYEELLEFQLRIQALRKTNKELEKGISIRYDLEKLKAFIATLPYELTGAQKRVVNEICKDLLIPQRMNRLLQGDVGSGKTVVAAIGLYAAVTAGYQGALMAPTEILAEQHAENLHAWFDPIGIKVALLSGSTKAKVRRELLAQLAAGEIDILIGTHALIQPDVEFNQLGFVITDEQHRFGVEQRRVLREKGENPDVLFMTATPIPRTLAITVFGEMDVSIIDELPAGRKEIETHWLKKEQLNSVLMRMAQELEAGRQAYVITPLIEESDKLDVQNAVDAYEHLALYFGNRFKVGLMHGKLHPDEKDAVMRAFNDGEIHVLVSTTVVEVGVNVPNATFMTIYDAERFGLAQLHQLRGRVGRGEHQSYCVLIADPKTDEGKERMMSMTETNDGFRLAEKDLELRGSGDFFGKRQSGLPEFKMADLVHDYRALETARQDAAKMLYEDAFWQDAEYEGLREKLVASGVLEGDRMD